aaaggacctaataaagtttttttccaATTCGAACCGCGCGACCACAGAACATAAAACAATGATTTCAGCCATTTATAActtaaatacacatacatacagccGATAACACGGAGAATACTCACGCATctcacccctctctgctccAACAGCACACTGAGGCGAACTGCGCGTAAGCGCGAGTAGAGCAATAGTGTGCGCCATTAATACAACCCATaattacacagaaaaacacaagaacatGAACCACACAGCTTTAAACAACAAGTTTCGCTGGAGTTCACATAACGTGTATACAATTTTCCCATTACATCCCGACCACACACGCATTGACATAGTTTTTCGTGCACATCAACATTTCTgaagaatatatggtgtatgcgtaaggtttgtatgtagatgcctGAAGAATTtaggtgtatgcgtgaggtttgtatgaaGATGCGTGATGAATATATGGTTTATAtgcgagctttgtatgtaggtgtgtgatgtatatatggtgtatgcgtgaggtttgtatgtagatgcgtgatgaatatatggtgtatatgcgagctttgtatgtagatatgtgaggaaAGATAGTGTATGTGCGAGCTTTTCTTGATTTGTGGCCTAGGGGGCGCTTCATAGTTTTCAGGGAGATACATCGCTCATACGTAAACATACCCATACTTAACTACCACctaaaactacatttcccagaaacCCGTTTTCATTACGTCACAAACCAGCGCCCGTACCCATCGCAACTAACTCGAATGCCGCGACAAAGCTATTAGATCCAAACTATTTGCTAGACGATAGAAcgtgtttttaaagtgaagctGCGGCAAGTTACCAGACAACATGCCAAAGACTAGGTGAATTTTCTGCATGATTTCTAAGTTAGCATTAGCTGTTTtctaactttttattttaaacaaaggcCTATCTTTTGTTCATGCTAGTGACACTTTATGGGAGCTGGCGGCGGAGGAGGTACGCAAGgcagaggatgaggaagagcaGTCACTACATCAGAGGACCGTCTTCTTCCTGGGGAGTAAGGGAGGGGTGAGGCTTATTTAAACCCTGCTGTCATGTGCAAAACAATATAAAGTAGTTTATTATCCATGCATTATTTTAGTATGCGATGCTATCATATTTCTGCTAATGATTACTAATTACAGGGGAAAACCACTATATTGCTGCGCTGTCTTGACCGGTAAGATGTAAACAATGTCTGTAGTTCCTAACAAATATAGACTGAATATTAAATGCCTGagaccaaaaatatttttttttgccagggaCGAACCACCCAAAGCAACCCTTGCTTTAGAGTACACCTTTGGAAGAAGGGCCCGGGGACATAACAcagtatgtttaaaaaaaaaaaaaacatgcagtgaaaattattgtaaattaaaataGGAAAAACTTCTTTAATAGTCTGGTGATTTGTGACCATACCATGTTCTCTTCACACAGCTCAAAGACATTGCTCACCTGTGGGAACTTGGAGGAGGAGACTCACTGTCTGATCTGGTCCAGATTCCAGTCACGCCACAGTGTATGAAGTTAGTACAcgtggggtaaaaaaaaaaaaaaaacacactaagTCACTGTCAGTCATGGCCATGACATTCCTAGCCTGTATTTTTACGTTCTTATCTTGAAATATACCACTTTGGTTATTATTAGATGTGTACATCAATGAGTTGAAGCATGTAAAAGTTGTGAAGAATAACTCTACCTGTACCCTATTTACTTTGGCACAGAGCTTTCTCAGTGGTGTTGGTTCTTGACCTGTCCAAGCCCAACTTCCTCTGGGCTACAGCAACAAAGCTGTTGCAGATAGTTCGAATGCTGATGGATAAAGCCTGTTCTTCATCTCAGAGGACTGGAATCCCACTAACATTCCGAAAAGACCACCCGGTGAGGGCATTCATTGCTGTCTGTGGTATACTGTTGTATTGCTTtctgtatattgtgtattggtttgtttttgtatgcGTAAAAGTGTTAGATTACAAGTTTTTAAAGAGTTCAgtgtaaaaagacagaaaacagGGACTGAGGattgtgattgttttttgtctgCCAATGACAAGCATAGTAGTGTTTTTATTAGATCACGTATCCTTTCAAAAGCATAAGACTGGATAGTTTGGCAGGAATTTGATAGTCATATGGACCATAAATGTCTCAAGGAGAATGTTATTATTTTCCAGTCATGTAACATGAGTAAAGTGTCATGGGCTGTGGCACTGGAAAAGGTCATCTTGATAACAGACATCCTGTCCTACTTTTTTCTGATGAATAAAAATTTTAGGCACTCAGACTACAAGTGAGGACATCTGTCAGTGTCTCCTTCATTGTGAAATGTGGTGGTGTTCAAgtgcatcaattttttttaaattattgtttgAAATTTTTCACTGTATACAAATATCTTTCAGCatgatgtattttgtattttattattttttttgtctggtctTAATCTCACTCCAGGATCGAGAGCTGACTGACCCTCTTCCTGTCCCTTTGCTTATAATTGGCAGCAAGTATGATCTTTTTCAGGTGAACATCAACttaatttacagtatttatctaCAGTAAGGACTAAATCTCCTCTAATCCTTGCTGATATATTGTGTATACCTAAAGGACTTTGAATCAGAAAGGAGGAAGATTATCTGCAAGACACTTCGATTCCTTGCACACTACTATGGAGGATCTCTCATAGTATGTTTCATTTCTGAATGAATTATACAAAACTACATACATT
Above is a genomic segment from Denticeps clupeoides chromosome 8, fDenClu1.1, whole genome shotgun sequence containing:
- the dync2li1 gene encoding cytoplasmic dynein 2 light intermediate chain 1, translating into MPKTSDTLWELAAEEVRKAEDEEEQSLHQRTVFFLGSKGGGKTTILLRCLDRDEPPKATLALEYTFGRRARGHNTLKDIAHLWELGGGDSLSDLVQIPVTPQCMKAFSVVLVLDLSKPNFLWATATKLLQIVRMLMDKACSSSQRTGIPLTFRKDHPDRELTDPLPVPLLIIGSKYDLFQDFESERRKIICKTLRFLAHYYGGSLIFTSNRSDTMMSKTRMFVNHLAFGTEGGKSLCTDPSKPLMVPAGMDSLSLIGSPSTMDVDIGTLHARSALDLWKKVFEKIFPSENTSEHKELKDPAKDPQYSELVIDSMRAQKDQELNQYKRNMSKSWRDLDLES